A window of the Candidatus Poseidoniia archaeon genome harbors these coding sequences:
- a CDS encoding xanthine dehydrogenase family protein molybdopterin-binding subunit, whose protein sequence is MNVEMSTIGKPTPKLDAADRVSGKAVYGPDIEISGMLHGAILRTEYPSARIDSIDVSQALSLPGVECVITASDIDTNNLGYRKDHPVMKGDEVNCIRDEVAAVAAVTKELAMEALKLIKVEYSPRKGIFNPFDALKTTAPQINRFNHDKEGNPNISESFHYEHGDMQKQKEKSTCVVSRQYVLPKVAHSCMATSNVTANYSDVDGRLTMYSSTQVPFLYQREIAHALKMKPSKIRVIQPIIGGGFGSKLDLHPFEPICALLSMKTGRPVQILYDRKEEFIASAIRQSMIIDLTTGMDENGNFTFREVKITKDNGAYTSWGARSSFVMMQTFSSLYKIPACTYNADAVYTNNVFAGSFRGFGNPQATFALERNIDLMADKLGIDRAEIRLLNANLPGEITGQELVYGTCGHKQALESVVKNSDYNTKKNGTTCSNRYRRGIGFASMLHVGGGAKIYPSDGCGTTLKLDTYGYLTIISGSSEIGQGSETILAMFAREELGIDLEKIRIINSDTDVKPWDVGVHASRTAFVAGNSLLGALKKLKHKLSSKASQLLDTVPEDLIYIDGNIQSDKTGDSYKIDKVVREIHFKTPHELCEVSYFYEPSSEFQDKQYKGNVSGCYAFASQAVEVQVDTLTGKVEVLDVYMAQDVGKVLNPLGLEGQIEGGVAMGLGYALSEELFSDEGYLLNPTFHDYKLPTTRDIPRIHFYPVETDEPSGPYGAKGVAEAPLVPTAAAVTNAVCHALGVEINTIPLTPERVLRALDGKQQINN, encoded by the coding sequence ATGAATGTGGAAATGAGTACAATCGGCAAACCAACGCCAAAATTGGATGCTGCTGACCGCGTGAGCGGCAAGGCAGTTTATGGTCCAGACATCGAAATTTCCGGGATGCTGCATGGTGCTATTTTACGGACTGAATACCCTTCAGCCAGAATAGATTCAATCGATGTGTCACAAGCATTGTCCCTGCCAGGAGTCGAGTGTGTTATTACTGCAAGTGACATTGATACGAATAACCTCGGTTACCGGAAGGATCATCCCGTCATGAAAGGTGATGAAGTCAATTGTATCAGGGATGAAGTTGCTGCCGTGGCTGCTGTTACGAAGGAATTGGCTATGGAGGCGCTCAAACTGATTAAAGTAGAATATTCACCACGAAAGGGTATTTTCAATCCGTTCGATGCACTGAAAACCACAGCCCCGCAGATTAACCGATTCAACCACGACAAAGAAGGTAATCCGAATATTTCGGAGTCTTTTCATTACGAACACGGCGATATGCAAAAACAGAAGGAGAAAAGCACTTGTGTGGTTAGCAGACAGTATGTCCTGCCGAAGGTAGCACATAGTTGCATGGCAACAAGCAACGTTACGGCCAACTATTCTGATGTGGATGGCAGACTGACGATGTACAGTTCAACCCAGGTCCCCTTCCTCTATCAACGAGAGATTGCACATGCTCTTAAGATGAAACCGTCAAAAATTCGGGTCATTCAACCTATTATTGGTGGCGGATTTGGAAGTAAACTCGATCTTCACCCATTCGAACCAATCTGTGCTTTACTTTCAATGAAGACGGGGCGGCCTGTCCAAATTCTATACGACAGGAAAGAGGAATTCATCGCCTCTGCCATCAGACAGTCCATGATAATCGACCTCACCACTGGTATGGACGAGAACGGGAATTTTACTTTCAGGGAAGTGAAAATCACAAAGGACAATGGTGCCTACACTTCATGGGGTGCAAGGAGCTCTTTCGTGATGATGCAAACGTTTTCATCACTCTACAAAATTCCAGCTTGTACCTATAATGCAGATGCTGTCTACACGAACAATGTCTTTGCTGGCTCCTTTCGGGGATTCGGCAATCCTCAAGCTACTTTCGCCCTCGAGCGGAACATAGATCTGATGGCTGATAAACTGGGCATTGATAGAGCAGAAATACGCCTACTCAATGCCAATCTTCCTGGAGAAATTACTGGTCAGGAACTAGTGTACGGTACGTGTGGGCATAAACAAGCTCTAGAATCTGTAGTTAAAAACAGCGATTACAATACGAAGAAAAACGGAACGACCTGTTCCAATCGCTACAGGCGCGGAATTGGTTTTGCCTCCATGCTCCATGTGGGTGGCGGTGCCAAAATATATCCTTCTGACGGATGCGGTACCACTCTCAAGCTTGATACCTATGGCTATTTGACTATCATATCAGGCTCCAGCGAAATCGGACAAGGTTCAGAAACCATATTGGCCATGTTTGCCCGGGAAGAACTGGGGATTGATCTGGAGAAAATTCGGATTATCAACAGCGATACTGACGTAAAGCCATGGGACGTAGGCGTTCACGCTTCGCGTACAGCTTTCGTGGCTGGTAATTCACTTCTTGGAGCGCTGAAGAAACTAAAGCATAAGCTTTCGTCAAAAGCCTCCCAGCTACTTGACACGGTCCCAGAAGATTTGATTTATATTGATGGAAATATCCAATCTGACAAGACAGGTGACTCATACAAAATTGACAAAGTCGTGAGGGAGATCCACTTCAAGACACCACATGAACTGTGTGAAGTTTCATATTTCTATGAGCCTTCCAGTGAATTTCAGGACAAGCAATACAAGGGAAATGTATCGGGGTGTTACGCATTTGCATCCCAAGCGGTAGAGGTCCAAGTAGACACTCTCACTGGAAAAGTTGAGGTTCTGGACGTCTATATGGCACAGGATGTAGGAAAAGTACTGAACCCACTGGGGCTTGAAGGACAGATTGAGGGGGGAGTTGCAATGGGGCTGGGTTACGCCCTGAGCGAAGAACTGTTTTCTGATGAGGGATATCTGCTAAATCCGACATTTCATGATTATAAGTTGCCCACTACGCGTGACATCCCAAGGATTCATTTTTATCCTGTGGAAACTGACGAACCGTCGGGACCGTATGGTGCGAAAGGAGTGGCAGAAGCGCCATTAGTCCCTACAGCGGCAGCCGTTACGAATGCTGTATGTCACGCCCTAGGTGTTGAAATCAACACCATTCCGCTTACTCCGGAGAGAGTCCTTAGGGCTCTTGACGGGAAACAACAGATTAACAATTGA
- a CDS encoding cobalamin-dependent protein (Presence of a B(12) (cobalamin)-binding domain implies dependence on cobalamin itself, in one of its several forms, or in some unusual lineages, dependence on a cobalamin-like analog.), whose product MKILLSKPGLDGHDVGVKVLAHALREAGFDIFYTGLRKSIEEIVNQAREVNADMIGLSILSGTHVIICQRMQEVLDEEGVTIPWLVGGNIPLEDLEMMEGCGATAIFPTGTKIDEVVTFLKEYQTV is encoded by the coding sequence ATGAAAATCTTACTGTCAAAACCTGGACTTGATGGCCATGATGTAGGTGTGAAGGTGCTAGCGCACGCACTCAGGGAAGCGGGTTTCGACATTTTTTACACAGGTCTGAGAAAATCAATCGAGGAAATCGTGAATCAGGCCAGAGAAGTTAACGCCGATATGATAGGCCTTTCCATACTTTCAGGAACTCATGTCATCATCTGTCAACGGATGCAGGAAGTTCTGGATGAAGAGGGAGTTACTATTCCGTGGCTGGTTGGCGGCAATATACCACTCGAAGACTTGGAGATGATGGAAGGTTGCGGTGCCACAGCAATTTTCCCAACAGGGACAAAAATAGATGAAGTCGTCACTTTTCTCAAAGAATATCAAACAGTATGA
- a CDS encoding 2-oxoacid:acceptor oxidoreductase family protein, which translates to MKETHNSRFQNQVDASAGSTFILQGNSAFALGVIHAGYHAATGYPGTPSTEVIDKSLAHVKDRIQVGWSVNEAVAVSTALGHAMAGHDALVTMKIPGVYQAADAITTSAFFSGDAGALVIYAPTDYVPSSTQHLVDPRYFFASTRLPVLEPRNHQEMYDIASTAADLSRKFHTPVVVLASGILAHSEALIRTRESRITEPRELPDNLHEWMLLPNIARANYNEATRKRIPEIRKWCTSSDLVTETYGTEDWGIIASGWSEIIVREALDIAEADPSILSLAMTNPVPEEAIRHFAQKIKGKLFVIEDGDRFLEERIRLLDIQVTGKEELSVITNWTPEDVLSFLSEHSIISHLPEKKDIGLEPLPRPPAICPGCPYKAFALAIAKLKRKRKLYASFGDIGCSTLLYFYDALDTVSCMGASDSMRQGFVLSRPEMAHQTISVIGDSTECHSGMDSTRNAVFRNVPGVKIILDNYSTAMTGGQPAPSSEVNLEGRPHNFSLRKAIEAEGGRTVVVDAFDLKAVEKELITSLALAEEGSYSTIILEGDCILGVDKQKLSRSIEFDYDSCRKCDLCNMCPGIETDNERKPHYTTLCTNCAANNPVCLQRCPFDAIVAIDEGLKSRPQLPEPEPVELPTIERDSLPDSLRVAIRGIGGQGNLFFGKILSEVALRTPYANSHIVKGDTQGMAQLGGPVLSTFGCGDVVSPILAPSSADVLVVMEISEILRPGFLGMLKPGGTIILNKFALLPITAQEEEYPPEEEIIKALEGHKVVQIDATEVAIDSGDQTAETANMVMLGVLSITEPFNYIPDETWQTAILALSPNHRRAMNIVAYNNGRKQGENLIPT; encoded by the coding sequence TTGAAAGAAACCCACAATTCCAGATTTCAAAACCAAGTTGATGCGTCTGCAGGCAGCACTTTTATCCTACAGGGAAATTCTGCTTTTGCACTAGGTGTCATCCACGCCGGTTATCATGCGGCAACTGGATATCCGGGAACGCCAAGTACGGAGGTGATCGATAAATCTCTGGCTCACGTCAAGGACCGAATCCAAGTCGGCTGGTCTGTCAACGAGGCGGTAGCCGTTTCCACGGCCTTAGGTCATGCTATGGCAGGTCATGACGCTCTCGTCACGATGAAAATTCCTGGTGTGTATCAAGCTGCAGATGCTATCACTACCAGTGCGTTTTTCAGTGGAGATGCAGGTGCCCTGGTAATTTACGCCCCGACTGACTACGTTCCATCAAGCACCCAGCACTTGGTAGACCCCCGCTACTTCTTCGCTTCGACACGGTTGCCAGTATTAGAGCCTCGGAATCACCAGGAGATGTACGATATTGCCTCAACGGCCGCAGATCTCAGCAGGAAATTCCATACTCCAGTAGTAGTCCTGGCATCAGGAATCCTCGCTCATTCTGAAGCTCTGATTCGTACAAGAGAATCTCGAATTACTGAGCCACGGGAGCTCCCTGACAATCTCCATGAGTGGATGCTTCTTCCAAATATTGCCAGAGCGAATTATAATGAAGCAACCAGAAAGCGAATACCCGAAATTAGGAAGTGGTGTACATCAAGTGACCTTGTTACAGAAACATACGGAACAGAAGACTGGGGGATTATTGCCAGTGGCTGGAGTGAAATTATTGTCAGGGAAGCCCTTGATATTGCTGAAGCGGATCCATCCATACTTTCCCTCGCCATGACCAATCCTGTCCCTGAAGAGGCCATAAGGCATTTTGCTCAAAAAATTAAGGGGAAACTGTTTGTCATCGAGGACGGAGACCGGTTTCTGGAGGAAAGAATACGGCTGCTGGATATTCAGGTCACTGGCAAGGAAGAACTAAGTGTTATCACTAACTGGACTCCTGAAGATGTTCTGAGTTTCCTCTCCGAACACTCGATTATCAGTCACCTGCCTGAGAAAAAAGATATAGGGCTTGAACCCCTTCCCAGACCGCCTGCAATTTGCCCCGGCTGTCCCTACAAAGCATTCGCCCTAGCAATAGCCAAACTCAAACGAAAACGGAAGCTGTATGCGTCTTTTGGCGACATCGGCTGCTCGACACTGCTCTATTTCTACGATGCACTGGATACCGTATCATGCATGGGCGCTTCCGATTCTATGCGCCAAGGTTTTGTTCTGTCGCGGCCTGAGATGGCTCATCAGACCATCAGTGTTATTGGCGATTCAACCGAATGCCACTCGGGTATGGATTCCACTCGTAATGCCGTATTCAGGAATGTCCCTGGCGTGAAGATCATTCTTGATAATTATTCCACGGCAATGACTGGTGGGCAGCCTGCTCCTAGTTCGGAGGTCAATCTAGAAGGACGACCACACAATTTCAGTCTGAGGAAGGCTATAGAGGCTGAAGGAGGGAGGACTGTTGTCGTAGATGCATTTGACTTGAAAGCCGTTGAAAAGGAACTGATCACATCCTTGGCTTTGGCTGAGGAAGGTTCATATTCAACTATAATCCTTGAAGGAGACTGCATTCTGGGTGTAGATAAACAGAAGTTAAGCAGGAGCATAGAATTTGATTATGATAGCTGCCGAAAGTGCGATTTGTGCAATATGTGCCCCGGGATAGAGACAGACAATGAGAGAAAGCCCCACTACACGACTCTATGCACCAATTGTGCTGCCAACAATCCAGTCTGTCTACAGCGCTGCCCCTTCGATGCAATTGTAGCTATAGATGAGGGATTGAAAAGTAGGCCACAGCTACCCGAGCCAGAACCAGTCGAACTGCCAACTATCGAAAGGGATAGTCTGCCTGATTCATTACGAGTCGCCATCAGGGGGATAGGGGGTCAAGGAAATCTGTTCTTCGGCAAAATCCTCTCGGAGGTGGCACTAAGGACTCCCTATGCTAATAGCCACATTGTGAAAGGGGACACACAAGGTATGGCTCAATTGGGTGGCCCCGTTCTCTCTACATTCGGTTGTGGAGATGTTGTCTCTCCAATATTAGCACCAAGTTCTGCTGATGTTTTAGTCGTGATGGAAATCAGTGAAATTCTCAGACCGGGATTTCTGGGGATGCTGAAACCCGGAGGAACAATCATACTGAACAAGTTCGCTCTGTTGCCGATAACGGCCCAAGAGGAGGAGTATCCACCTGAGGAAGAAATAATCAAGGCACTTGAGGGGCACAAGGTGGTCCAGATTGATGCCACCGAGGTGGCAATAGATTCTGGAGATCAAACTGCCGAAACAGCAAACATGGTGATGCTGGGGGTGCTTTCCATCACAGAACCATTCAATTATATTCCGGACGAAACATGGCAAACCGCTATTCTTGCTCTATCACCTAATCACCGGAGAGCAATGAATATTGTTGCGTATAACAATGGCCGAAAACAGGGAGAGAATCTGATTCCAACTTAA
- a CDS encoding methylmalonyl-CoA mutase family protein: MKNPDKNEGNGKLSNLMTDDMKKVLLESGIEVKSLYTKEDVEKSEADHNLPGEYPFTRGIHPLMYRKRPFTIRQYAGFASPEETNKRFKFLIENGQTGLNVAFDLPTQCGYDSDNPKAFGEVGRVGMAVDTLDDFEIAFDGIDLDKITVSLTINGAAIVLMAMYFALAEKRGFDIRTLRGTAQNDILKEFIGRGTWIFPVGTSVKLVVDTVEYCARNVPKYSPVSVCGYHIRESGANPVQEMAYAFSIAKAYTDETLKRGVDIDEFASRLSFNFDIYGNLFEQIAKFRGGRRLWAKIIREEYRAKNDRSSWMRMIAGGGGGGLTKEQPENNIIRSAYYALISALSGTQTMALCSYDEAYTIPTEKAAELSLRTMQILIHEMGICDTVDPLGGSYYVETLTDKFENKIRAEMKKVEAMGGIVAAITTGEIQDIISHQAYDREKRIQGGDIPKVGVNIFQREETPKSVEFHPYNAEATDFQVEKLRKMRKKRNSKKVNQCLNLLREDARNDKNLLPPVIEAVKEYATVGEIIQTLKDVYGEYEEPIFF, translated from the coding sequence ATGAAAAATCCAGACAAGAATGAAGGCAATGGCAAATTGTCTAATTTGATGACAGATGATATGAAAAAAGTTCTATTGGAATCTGGTATTGAGGTAAAATCTCTCTACACAAAAGAAGACGTGGAGAAGTCGGAAGCTGACCATAATCTTCCGGGAGAATATCCTTTCACACGCGGCATCCATCCCTTGATGTATCGTAAACGTCCCTTTACCATCAGGCAATACGCTGGCTTCGCGTCTCCCGAAGAAACCAATAAACGATTCAAGTTTTTGATTGAAAATGGCCAAACGGGCCTGAATGTAGCCTTTGATCTGCCGACTCAATGCGGATATGATTCGGATAATCCAAAGGCATTTGGTGAAGTGGGGCGTGTTGGTATGGCTGTAGACACACTGGATGATTTCGAAATAGCATTTGACGGCATCGACCTAGATAAAATAACTGTCTCTCTGACCATCAATGGCGCTGCAATAGTTCTAATGGCGATGTATTTCGCTCTAGCTGAAAAGAGAGGGTTTGATATTCGCACCTTGAGAGGGACCGCCCAGAATGATATCCTGAAGGAATTCATCGGTAGAGGAACGTGGATTTTTCCAGTAGGCACATCTGTAAAACTGGTGGTAGACACTGTAGAGTATTGTGCCCGAAACGTCCCCAAATACAGCCCCGTTAGCGTCTGTGGCTACCATATTCGGGAATCGGGCGCTAATCCAGTCCAGGAAATGGCTTACGCTTTCAGTATTGCCAAAGCATACACCGATGAAACTCTGAAACGGGGTGTGGACATCGATGAATTCGCATCTCGTCTATCATTCAATTTCGATATTTACGGGAATTTATTTGAACAAATTGCCAAGTTCCGTGGAGGTCGCCGTTTATGGGCCAAAATCATTCGAGAAGAATATCGTGCAAAGAATGACCGGTCATCGTGGATGCGAATGATTGCTGGCGGTGGTGGTGGTGGCCTTACCAAAGAACAGCCTGAGAACAACATTATTCGCAGTGCATACTATGCATTAATCAGCGCTCTGTCAGGAACCCAAACCATGGCACTTTGCTCTTATGACGAAGCCTATACCATCCCAACAGAAAAAGCTGCGGAACTTTCACTCAGAACTATGCAAATACTTATCCACGAAATGGGGATATGTGACACCGTGGATCCTTTGGGGGGCTCATATTATGTAGAGACACTAACAGATAAGTTTGAGAACAAAATTAGGGCTGAGATGAAGAAAGTCGAAGCTATGGGAGGTATAGTCGCTGCAATTACTACTGGCGAAATTCAGGATATTATTTCGCATCAGGCATATGATAGAGAGAAGAGAATTCAAGGGGGTGACATACCCAAAGTCGGGGTCAACATTTTCCAGAGAGAAGAAACTCCCAAATCGGTAGAATTTCATCCCTACAACGCAGAGGCAACAGACTTTCAGGTAGAGAAACTACGTAAGATGAGGAAGAAAAGGAATTCCAAAAAAGTCAATCAATGCCTCAATCTATTGAGAGAGGATGCCAGAAACGACAAGAATTTGTTACCCCCTGTCATTGAGGCCGTGAAGGAATACGCAACTGTCGGTGAAATTATTCAAACACTCAAAGATGTTTATGGTGAATATGAAGAACCTATTTTCTTTTAG
- a CDS encoding CoA transferase codes for MLSLEQALTLPYATQRFVQLGWRVIRIEAPRKSEHENSGDPNRYIGEDTGVDDLHAYYIAPNVGKEAITINLQKTEGQTLLKQLIHELKVDIFLCNTLPKRYQQLGIDFESLKEANPALIWCGISAFGPDYPERAGYDPALQAMLGYMHLTGESDRDPTMCGLPIIDLRTGDEAFTQILLALMEQKETGKGKRIDVSMAQCAVSWLITALPQLSFVNNEKDLFKRSGNEHRSFIPSNCYPTKDGYVYLAIGSDTQWLKLTQIKDFEHLSKPSRNTNNGRKEEREKIYADIRKGLKNYTTKAFIEICLENNLAVAPVNTVKEVAALDFVREQMVKTCLPNGNEVNLFPAPLITEFLEENDCKLSCAPRLGEHNESILSEAGLASEEILRLNNTGVI; via the coding sequence ATACTTTCTCTTGAGCAAGCACTCACGCTTCCCTACGCTACGCAGCGTTTCGTCCAGCTGGGCTGGCGAGTCATTCGTATTGAAGCGCCGCGAAAATCAGAACATGAAAACTCTGGTGATCCAAATCGCTATATTGGAGAAGATACAGGAGTGGATGATCTTCACGCCTACTACATCGCTCCGAATGTGGGAAAAGAAGCGATTACTATAAACCTTCAGAAAACAGAAGGGCAGACATTACTAAAACAACTAATTCATGAACTCAAAGTTGACATCTTCTTGTGCAACACCCTCCCTAAACGCTATCAGCAGCTGGGCATAGATTTCGAGAGTTTGAAGGAAGCTAATCCAGCCCTAATCTGGTGCGGGATTTCCGCTTTTGGACCAGACTATCCTGAACGGGCCGGATATGATCCTGCTCTTCAGGCGATGCTCGGATATATGCATCTAACTGGAGAGTCTGATCGTGATCCTACGATGTGTGGTCTCCCTATTATTGACTTGAGAACCGGCGATGAGGCATTCACACAGATTCTGCTGGCCTTGATGGAACAGAAAGAAACAGGAAAGGGCAAACGAATTGATGTCTCCATGGCACAATGCGCTGTGTCGTGGCTGATTACAGCATTGCCACAGCTGTCTTTTGTAAACAATGAAAAAGACCTCTTCAAACGAAGTGGAAATGAACATCGTAGTTTCATCCCATCTAATTGTTATCCTACAAAAGATGGGTATGTGTACTTGGCTATTGGGAGCGACACTCAATGGCTGAAATTAACTCAAATCAAGGATTTCGAACATCTTTCGAAGCCAAGTAGAAATACAAATAACGGACGAAAAGAGGAGAGAGAAAAAATTTATGCCGATATCAGGAAAGGCCTGAAAAATTATACAACGAAAGCATTTATTGAAATATGCTTGGAGAATAATTTGGCCGTGGCCCCGGTTAACACTGTCAAAGAAGTAGCAGCTCTTGATTTTGTCAGAGAGCAAATGGTCAAAACGTGTTTGCCGAACGGTAATGAAGTAAATCTTTTCCCTGCCCCTTTAATTACAGAATTTTTGGAAGAGAATGATTGTAAGTTGAGTTGTGCACCGAGATTGGGTGAACATAATGAGAGCATTCTGAGCGAAGCTGGTCTTGCTTCAGAAGAGATTCTAAGGCTGAATAACACTGGCGTGATTTGA
- a CDS encoding FAD binding domain-containing protein, with protein sequence MGIEIETPETTEDLLQIINRNINGNFRFGAGYTDLVLELKQEPQKDLLIINLAQMDDSDFTTIQFVDEGIRIGALTTIAEIMTDKKVRHRAPVVVQAAENFASRQIREVATVGGNICTASPAGDMSCALTALEASCEILNVEGDVRSVPIAEFFSGVKQTVLRAEEVLRSVVFPLNRTEDIVHSRFVKVGVRNAMEIAIVSLAFHVLANNDGNVTSSGVAIGSVAPTIKFARSACDFLAGKNHSRLTNNEREKFATMVLDCASPITDLRASEWYRREVLWNICRDIFND encoded by the coding sequence ATGGGAATCGAGATAGAAACACCCGAAACGACCGAAGACCTCCTACAGATAATCAACCGGAATATCAACGGTAATTTCAGATTCGGCGCAGGATATACTGACCTAGTTCTTGAGTTGAAGCAGGAACCACAAAAAGACTTGCTGATAATCAATTTGGCCCAGATGGATGACAGTGATTTTACAACAATTCAATTCGTAGATGAAGGCATCAGAATTGGAGCTTTAACAACTATTGCTGAAATCATGACGGACAAGAAAGTTCGCCATCGGGCACCTGTTGTGGTTCAGGCAGCGGAAAACTTTGCCTCACGCCAGATTCGAGAGGTTGCTACTGTGGGCGGAAACATTTGCACAGCTTCTCCTGCTGGAGACATGTCATGTGCTTTGACAGCTCTGGAAGCAAGCTGCGAGATACTGAATGTAGAGGGAGATGTGCGTTCCGTCCCAATTGCAGAATTTTTTTCGGGTGTCAAACAGACTGTCTTGAGGGCAGAAGAAGTTTTGCGGAGTGTGGTTTTCCCCTTGAACAGAACTGAGGACATCGTGCACTCTCGTTTCGTCAAGGTTGGTGTCAGAAACGCGATGGAGATAGCTATCGTATCTCTTGCGTTCCATGTACTGGCGAACAATGATGGAAATGTCACATCGTCAGGTGTGGCCATTGGCTCTGTGGCCCCGACAATCAAGTTTGCAAGATCTGCCTGCGATTTCTTAGCAGGCAAAAATCATTCCCGTTTAACAAACAATGAACGTGAAAAATTTGCCACTATGGTGCTCGATTGTGCCAGTCCAATCACGGATCTGCGCGCCTCGGAATGGTACCGCCGAGAAGTACTTTGGAATATCTGCAGGGACATCTTTAATGATTGA
- a CDS encoding thiolase family protein produces MQYRNAYIPYGGYWSTPFCKWQGSFANLHPMKFAAKVARDALATRQLSAKIFDALHLGTTVPSKSSFYGAPWMAGMIGAENITGPTIGQACATSARVIASAAFEVETGDKAESAILCITADRTSNGPHLLYPNPASPGGKGDAEDWVWDNFNWDPFARNAMLDTAENVAREVGISTEEQHEVALLRYEQYQAALMDDAAFQRRYMVSPVEINPSGRKVIGTIKTDEGIFPTTFEGLAKLKPVLPEGSVTFGGQTFPADGNAGMIITTAERAAKLSVNSAITVQLLSFAQARAKKGFMPMANVPASQRALELAGIGISDVKTIKTHNPFAVNDIFFSREMGVSKEALNNYGSSLVWGHPQGPTGMRLIMEMIEELAHLGGGYGLFTGCAAGDTAAAIVLRLDA; encoded by the coding sequence ATGCAATATAGGAACGCCTACATTCCCTATGGTGGTTATTGGAGCACCCCGTTCTGCAAGTGGCAGGGTAGTTTTGCTAATCTGCACCCAATGAAATTCGCAGCTAAAGTTGCGAGGGATGCACTGGCAACGCGCCAACTTTCTGCGAAGATCTTCGACGCTCTACATCTGGGAACAACCGTGCCTTCCAAGTCATCGTTCTACGGTGCACCTTGGATGGCAGGTATGATTGGTGCGGAAAACATTACTGGTCCGACAATTGGGCAAGCGTGTGCCACTTCAGCGCGAGTAATTGCCAGTGCTGCGTTCGAGGTAGAAACTGGTGATAAGGCTGAATCTGCGATTCTTTGCATTACGGCTGATCGCACATCCAACGGACCTCACCTGCTCTACCCAAATCCAGCCTCGCCGGGTGGTAAGGGTGATGCTGAAGATTGGGTTTGGGACAATTTCAACTGGGACCCGTTTGCGCGCAATGCTATGCTAGACACTGCCGAAAATGTGGCCAGAGAGGTAGGTATAAGCACAGAAGAGCAGCATGAAGTTGCTCTGTTGCGCTACGAACAGTATCAGGCTGCACTGATGGACGACGCAGCTTTCCAGCGTCGCTACATGGTTTCGCCAGTAGAAATCAACCCTAGTGGGCGTAAAGTTATTGGCACAATCAAGACCGATGAGGGGATATTTCCCACAACGTTTGAAGGTTTGGCAAAACTCAAACCAGTACTGCCAGAAGGTAGTGTCACTTTTGGTGGACAGACCTTCCCAGCAGATGGCAACGCGGGCATGATAATCACCACAGCAGAACGCGCCGCGAAATTAAGTGTGAATTCAGCTATCACAGTACAGTTACTCAGTTTTGCTCAGGCCAGGGCGAAGAAGGGCTTCATGCCCATGGCAAACGTTCCTGCATCACAACGCGCACTGGAACTGGCTGGAATAGGCATATCCGATGTAAAGACAATCAAAACACACAACCCATTTGCAGTGAACGACATCTTCTTCTCACGCGAAATGGGTGTGTCAAAAGAGGCCCTGAATAATTATGGCTCATCACTAGTCTGGGGCCATCCACAGGGACCAACAGGTATGCGACTGATCATGGAAATGATCGAAGAACTCGCGCATCTTGGTGGAGGCTACGGTCTGTTCACCGGTTGCGCTGCTGGTGACACTGCGGCGGCGATTGTGTTACGGCTGGATGCATAG
- a CDS encoding (2Fe-2S)-binding protein, whose product MEENSFNISFTINGSYCEKQIPASLLLINLIRDELKLKGTKPGCMEGECGACTVLVDGKAINSCLFPAINITGREVVTIEGIPDGEKTLDSVQESLIQHGAVQCGFCTPGMVMAIKSFVDQCKMEGHLPTREEIEDSLSGNICRCTGYTKIIDASEALFDESSGT is encoded by the coding sequence ATGGAAGAAAACTCCTTTAATATATCATTCACAATCAACGGCAGTTACTGTGAAAAGCAGATTCCTGCATCTCTCCTCCTCATCAATTTGATTCGAGATGAGTTGAAATTGAAAGGTACTAAACCTGGATGCATGGAAGGGGAGTGTGGCGCCTGTACTGTACTAGTCGATGGAAAGGCGATTAACTCCTGCCTCTTTCCAGCCATTAACATTACTGGCAGGGAGGTCGTAACAATCGAAGGAATACCAGATGGTGAGAAAACGCTTGATTCGGTACAGGAATCACTAATTCAGCATGGAGCGGTACAATGCGGTTTCTGCACGCCAGGGATGGTGATGGCCATAAAGTCATTTGTCGATCAATGCAAGATGGAAGGGCATCTCCCAACGAGAGAGGAGATTGAGGATTCATTGTCGGGGAATATCTGTCGCTGTACAGGCTACACCAAGATTATCGATGCTTCTGAAGCACTTTTCGATGAATCCTCAGGAACTTGA